A region of Streptomyces sp. WMMC500 DNA encodes the following proteins:
- a CDS encoding NUDIX domain-containing protein — MPPYEPSAYPPFAVTVDLVVLTVRRHALSALIVRRGEAPFQGRWALPGGFVREEEDLAEAAARELAEETGLHAHGPVEEDTPAHAAHLEQLATYGDPKRDPRMRVVSVAHLVLAPDLPAPRPGGDVGGARWAPVGSLVGPSDDEEHPPLAFDHRRILADGVERARSKIEYSSLATAFCPQEFTVGELRRVYEAVWGVALDPRNFHRKVTGTPGFLLPTGGTTTRQGGRPAQLFQAGGATILNPPMLRPEV, encoded by the coding sequence ATGCCCCCCTACGAGCCGTCGGCGTACCCGCCGTTCGCCGTCACCGTCGACCTGGTCGTGCTCACCGTGCGCCGGCACGCCCTGAGCGCCCTGATCGTCCGCCGCGGCGAGGCCCCCTTTCAGGGCCGGTGGGCGCTGCCCGGCGGCTTCGTACGCGAGGAAGAGGACCTGGCCGAGGCGGCGGCCCGCGAACTCGCGGAGGAGACCGGCCTGCACGCCCACGGCCCGGTGGAGGAGGACACTCCCGCGCACGCCGCCCACCTCGAACAGCTCGCCACCTACGGCGATCCCAAGCGCGACCCGCGGATGCGCGTGGTGAGCGTCGCCCACCTCGTGCTGGCCCCGGACCTGCCCGCGCCGCGCCCCGGCGGTGACGTCGGCGGCGCGCGCTGGGCTCCGGTCGGGAGCCTCGTCGGTCCGTCCGACGACGAGGAGCACCCGCCGCTGGCCTTCGACCACCGCCGGATCCTGGCCGACGGCGTGGAGCGGGCCCGGTCGAAGATCGAGTACTCGTCGCTGGCCACGGCGTTCTGTCCGCAGGAGTTCACGGTCGGGGAGCTGCGCCGGGTGTACGAGGCGGTGTGGGGCGTCGCCCTGGACCCGCGCAACTTCCACCGCAAGGTCACCGGCACCCCCGGCTTCCTGCTGCCCACCGGCGGCACCACCACCCGCCAGGGCGGCCGTCCCGCGCAGCTCTTCCAGGCCGGCGGCGCCACGATCCTCAATCCGCCGATGCTGCGCCCCGAGGTCTGA
- a CDS encoding DUF4192 domain-containing protein, protein MTSHNETQVVLRSPAELADALPYLMGFHPDDSVVLAALHGERGRFGGRLRLGIPPDRDGWPDVAAQLAECLVEGSAKRGDKPDGIVVFLCQDPGAGEQPREVMERLRSLAQGLRVACGRLEVPVVEALCISAGRFWSYLCPDERCCPPEGTELVAPGSSAMAAAAAYAGVQRPGSLRALESRLAPRHPDVDRQTRALDAAGGSLVPRILEHAGRDTVREATLALTDRLIARLTGAPPPAGEAAADTDARDDALLTDDECAALIVGLQDRLTRDRAAERMEDTEATGALRLWRALARRCVGAYVEHAAAPLTLAGWVAWSSGDEAAARVAFGRALESDPEYLFARLLHQAVNEGLDPEPLRRSLRRQRRAQDAASPASAEPRSLPSPAAESGARARPLCLPPARPSTRGSRRPPGRRTSRRTARRRDVRSKEER, encoded by the coding sequence ATGACATCGCACAACGAAACGCAGGTCGTGCTGCGCAGCCCGGCGGAGCTGGCGGACGCGCTGCCGTACCTGATGGGCTTCCACCCGGACGACAGCGTCGTCCTCGCCGCGCTGCACGGCGAGCGGGGGCGCTTCGGCGGGCGCCTTCGGCTCGGCATCCCGCCGGACCGCGACGGCTGGCCGGACGTGGCCGCGCAGCTCGCGGAGTGCCTCGTGGAGGGCAGCGCGAAGCGGGGCGACAAGCCGGACGGCATCGTCGTCTTCCTCTGCCAGGACCCCGGCGCGGGTGAGCAGCCGCGGGAGGTGATGGAGCGGCTGCGGTCGCTCGCCCAGGGACTCCGCGTGGCCTGCGGACGGCTCGAGGTGCCGGTCGTGGAGGCGTTGTGCATCTCCGCCGGGCGCTTCTGGTCCTACCTCTGCCCGGACGAGCGCTGCTGCCCCCCGGAGGGCACGGAGCTGGTCGCACCCGGCAGCTCCGCCATGGCCGCCGCGGCGGCATACGCGGGGGTGCAGCGGCCCGGGTCCCTGCGTGCGCTGGAGAGCAGGCTCGCGCCCCGGCACCCGGACGTGGACCGGCAGACGCGGGCGCTCGACGCGGCCGGCGGCTCGCTCGTGCCGCGCATCCTGGAGCACGCCGGCCGCGACACCGTGCGCGAGGCGACCCTGGCGCTGACCGACCGGCTCATCGCCCGGCTCACCGGGGCTCCGCCGCCCGCGGGGGAGGCGGCGGCGGACACCGACGCGCGAGACGACGCGCTGCTCACCGACGACGAGTGCGCGGCCCTCATCGTCGGGCTGCAGGACCGGCTCACCCGCGACCGCGCCGCCGAGCGGATGGAGGACACGGAGGCGACGGGCGCGCTGCGGCTGTGGCGGGCGCTGGCCCGCCGCTGCGTCGGAGCGTATGTGGAGCACGCCGCGGCGCCGCTGACGCTCGCCGGCTGGGTGGCCTGGTCGAGCGGCGACGAGGCGGCGGCCCGGGTCGCGTTCGGCCGCGCCCTGGAGTCCGACCCGGAGTACCTGTTCGCGCGGCTCCTCCACCAGGCGGTCAACGAGGGGCTGGACCCGGAGCCGCTGCGGCGGTCCCTGCGCCGTCAGCGCCGCGCCCAGGATGCCGCCTCGCCGGCGTCGGCGGAGCCGCGGTCCCTGCCGTCCCCGGCGGCGGAGTCCGGGGCACGGGCGCGACCGCTGTGCCTGCCGCCCGCCCGGCCGTCGACCCGCGGCTCCCGCCGCCCGCCCGGCCGCCGCACGTCGCGTCGCACCGCCCGGCGCCGCGACGTGCGGAGCAAGGAGGAGCGATGA
- a CDS encoding methyltransferase domain-containing protein has protein sequence MAPDAHDSDSGLTPPSPEEVGSAYDRFGPLYDLTQGTSAIHVGRWSADGTGLPATTLGELADRAMDRQTDYYIAALAPGSTDHVLDVGSGTGGPAVRLAERTGARVTGITVSETQVARSRERAAAASLTDRVSFTLADALELPYEDESFDAAWAIDSFAHIADRLRGLRQVWRVLPRGGRFLMTEFTRRGDPPRAQLETFREVWTSPPPLPLAEGLRLAYEAGFELVRLENQTHDVIMNGEVMTVLYRDHHDEILERYGPETTAAMDASIPLFRAFVRDHLGYFVYLLRKP, from the coding sequence ATGGCACCGGACGCGCACGACAGCGACAGCGGTCTCACTCCCCCGTCACCCGAAGAGGTCGGTTCGGCCTACGACCGGTTCGGCCCGTTGTACGACCTGACTCAGGGCACCTCCGCGATCCACGTGGGCCGCTGGTCGGCCGACGGCACGGGCCTTCCCGCGACGACGCTCGGCGAGCTGGCCGACCGGGCCATGGACCGGCAGACGGACTACTACATCGCCGCCCTGGCGCCGGGCTCGACCGACCACGTGCTCGACGTCGGCAGCGGCACCGGCGGTCCCGCCGTGCGGCTGGCCGAGCGCACCGGCGCGCGGGTCACGGGCATCACCGTCAGCGAGACGCAGGTCGCCCGCTCCCGGGAGCGGGCCGCCGCGGCGTCGCTCACCGACCGCGTGTCGTTCACGCTCGCCGACGCGCTGGAACTCCCCTACGAGGACGAGTCGTTCGACGCGGCCTGGGCCATCGACTCCTTCGCCCACATCGCCGACCGGCTGCGCGGACTGCGTCAGGTGTGGCGCGTGCTGCCGCGCGGCGGGCGGTTTCTGATGACGGAGTTCACCCGCCGCGGCGACCCGCCGCGCGCGCAGTTGGAGACGTTCCGGGAGGTGTGGACGTCGCCGCCGCCGCTGCCGCTGGCGGAGGGGCTGCGGCTCGCGTACGAGGCGGGCTTCGAGCTCGTACGGCTGGAGAACCAGACGCACGATGTCATCATGAACGGCGAGGTCATGACCGTTCTCTACCGGGACCATCACGACGAGATCCTGGAGCGCTACGGGCCCGAGACGACCGCGGCGATGGACGCGTCGATCCCGCTGTTCCGCGCGTTCGTCCGCGACCACCTCGGCTACTTCGTCTACCTGCTGCGCAAGCCGTAG
- a CDS encoding DEAD/DEAH box helicase — protein MDDQELRAEADAVLAGLVGDPGGPARLREDQWQAVAALVRERRRALVVQRTGWGKSAVYFVATALLRRRGAGPTVIVSPLLALMRNQVEAAARAGIRARTINSANPEEWGAIHEEVERGETDVLLVSPERLNSVDFRDRLLPELAATTGLLVVDEAHCISDWGHDFRPDYRRLRAMLADLPEGVPVLATTATANARVTADVAEQLGTGGGEALVLRGPLDRESLRLGVVRLPDAAHRLAWLAEHLGELPGSGIVYALTVAAAEEAAAFLRQRGFPVASYTGRTENADRLQAEEDLLANRVKALVATSALGMGFDKPDLGFVVHLGSPSSPIAYYQQVGRAGRGVDHADVLLLPGREDEAIWRYFADTAFPPEAQVRQTLAALADAGRPLSVPALEAAVDLRRTRLETMLKVLDVDGAVRRVKGGWTATGRDWEYDTERYAWVARQRAAEQQAMRDYVSTAGCRMEFLRGQLDDEGAAPCGRCDNCAGAWIDAGVSAEALTGAEKELDRPGTEVEPRRMWPTGMAALGIDLKGRIPAGEQCATGRALGRLSDIGWGNRLRPLLALHTPDAPVPDDVLGAAVGVLADWARSPGGWASGGAEATARPAGVVAVPSAARPLLVGSLARGIATVGRLPYLGALSYAGPDGGPPVRRSNSAQRLATLTGALVVSDDLAAALAGTPGPVLLVDDYTDSGWTLAVAARLLRRAGAEGVLPLVLAAGG, from the coding sequence ATGGACGATCAGGAGCTGCGCGCCGAAGCCGACGCCGTTCTCGCCGGGCTCGTCGGCGACCCCGGCGGCCCGGCCCGGCTGCGGGAGGACCAGTGGCAGGCCGTGGCGGCCCTGGTGCGCGAGCGCCGCCGCGCGCTGGTGGTGCAGCGCACCGGCTGGGGCAAGTCGGCGGTGTACTTCGTGGCCACGGCGCTGCTGCGGCGCCGCGGCGCGGGACCGACGGTGATCGTGTCGCCGCTGCTGGCGCTCATGCGCAACCAGGTCGAGGCCGCGGCGCGGGCCGGCATCCGGGCCCGTACGATCAACTCGGCCAACCCCGAGGAGTGGGGCGCCATCCACGAGGAGGTCGAGCGCGGGGAGACCGACGTGCTCCTCGTCAGCCCCGAGCGGCTGAACTCCGTGGACTTCCGCGACCGGCTGCTGCCCGAGCTGGCCGCCACGACCGGCCTGCTCGTCGTCGACGAGGCGCACTGCATCTCCGACTGGGGCCACGACTTCCGCCCCGACTACCGGCGGCTGCGCGCCATGCTCGCCGACCTGCCCGAAGGCGTGCCGGTGCTGGCGACCACCGCGACCGCGAACGCGCGCGTGACCGCCGACGTCGCCGAGCAGCTCGGCACCGGCGGCGGCGAGGCCCTGGTGCTGCGCGGCCCGCTGGACCGCGAGAGCCTGCGGCTCGGCGTGGTCCGGCTGCCCGACGCGGCGCACCGCCTGGCCTGGCTCGCCGAGCACCTGGGCGAGCTGCCGGGCTCCGGGATCGTCTACGCCCTGACCGTCGCCGCCGCCGAGGAGGCCGCCGCCTTCCTGCGGCAGCGCGGCTTCCCCGTGGCCTCGTACACGGGCCGTACGGAGAACGCCGACCGGCTGCAGGCGGAGGAGGACCTGCTGGCGAACCGGGTCAAGGCGCTGGTCGCGACGTCCGCGCTGGGCATGGGCTTCGACAAGCCGGACCTGGGTTTCGTCGTCCACCTCGGCTCGCCGTCCTCGCCGATCGCGTACTACCAGCAGGTGGGCCGCGCCGGCCGCGGCGTCGACCACGCCGACGTACTGCTGCTCCCGGGCCGGGAGGACGAGGCCATCTGGCGCTACTTCGCCGACACCGCCTTCCCGCCGGAAGCGCAGGTCCGCCAGACCCTCGCCGCGCTCGCGGACGCCGGGCGCCCGCTGTCCGTCCCGGCCCTGGAGGCGGCCGTCGACCTCAGGCGCACGCGGCTGGAGACGATGCTGAAGGTGCTCGACGTCGACGGGGCGGTCCGGCGGGTCAAGGGCGGCTGGACGGCCACCGGCCGCGACTGGGAGTACGACACCGAGCGGTACGCGTGGGTGGCGCGCCAGCGTGCCGCGGAACAGCAGGCCATGCGCGACTACGTGAGCACGGCGGGCTGCCGCATGGAGTTCCTGCGCGGGCAGTTGGACGACGAGGGGGCGGCCCCGTGCGGGCGCTGCGACAACTGCGCCGGCGCGTGGATCGACGCGGGCGTCTCGGCGGAAGCGCTGACGGGGGCGGAGAAGGAGCTGGACCGGCCCGGGACCGAGGTCGAGCCGCGCCGCATGTGGCCGACCGGCATGGCCGCGCTGGGCATCGACCTCAAGGGCCGTATCCCGGCCGGCGAGCAGTGCGCCACCGGCCGCGCCCTGGGACGCCTCTCCGACATCGGGTGGGGCAACAGGCTGCGGCCGCTGCTCGCGCTGCACACGCCCGACGCGCCCGTGCCGGACGACGTGCTGGGGGCCGCGGTCGGCGTCCTCGCCGACTGGGCGCGCTCCCCGGGCGGCTGGGCGTCGGGCGGGGCGGAGGCCACGGCGCGGCCGGCGGGCGTCGTCGCCGTGCCGTCCGCGGCCCGGCCGCTGCTGGTCGGCTCGCTCGCCCGGGGCATCGCGACCGTCGGCCGCCTGCCGTACCTCGGCGCGTTGTCGTACGCGGGCCCGGACGGCGGCCCTCCGGTGCGCCGCAGCAACTCCGCGCAGCGGCTCGCCACGCTGACCGGCGCCCTCGTCGTCTCCGACGACCTCGCCGCCGCCCTGGCGGGCACCCCGGGCCCGGTGCTGCTGGTCGACGACTACACCGACTCGGGCTGGACCCTCGCCGTCGCCGCCCGCCTGCTGCGCCGGGCGGGCGCCGAGGGAGTGCTGCCGCTGGTCCTCGCGGCCGGCGGCTGA